A single genomic interval of Gossypium raimondii isolate GPD5lz chromosome 11, ASM2569854v1, whole genome shotgun sequence harbors:
- the LOC105804673 gene encoding AT-hook motif nuclear-localized protein 19, translating to MANLWWAGQVGLQGMETSATSSSPMKKPDLGISMANNGETGSGGTGEEEEDKEHSDEPREGAVEVSTRRPRGRPAGSKNKPKPPIFVTRDSPNALRSHVMEIANGSDVAETLAQFARRRQRGVSVLSGSGTVTNVTLRQPSAPGAVMALHGRFEILSLTGAFLPGPAPPGSTGLTIYLAGGQGQVVGGSVVGSLMASGPVMVIAATFSNATYERLPLEEEEEGAGGAQGQLGGGGGGSGGSPPGIGSGSGSGGHQQGGIGGGGGDAPGLQVYNNLPPNLVPNGGQLSHEAYGWAHGGRPPYQ from the coding sequence ATGGCTAATCTATGGTGGGCGGGGCAAGTAGGGCTACAGGGAATGGAAACATCAGCTACTTCATCATCTCCAATGAAGAAACCAGATCTGGGTATATCCATGGCAAACAATGGAGAAACAGGCAGTGGAGGAAccggagaagaagaagaagacaaagaGCATAGCGATGAACCCAGAGAAGGTGCCGTAGAAGTCTCCACTCGTCGTCCCCGAGGTCGACCAGCAGGCTCCAAAAACAAGCCCAAACCACCTATCTTTGTCACCAGGGATAGCCCTAATGCACTGAGGAGTCACGTTATGGAAATAGCTAATGGTTCTGATGTAGCTGAAACCCTAGCTCAGTTTGCTAGGAGGAGACAAAGAGGAGTTTCAGTTCTTAGTGGGAGTGGAACCGTCACTAACGTTACACTCAGACAACCTTCAGCTCCTGGTGCAGTGATGGCTCTTCATGGTAGGTTCGAGATTTTGTCTTTAACTGGTGCGTTTCTGCCTGGACCAGCTCCTCCAGGGTCAACCGGGTTAACTATATACCTAGCCGGTGGTCAAGGACAGGTTGTTGGAGGTAGTGTAGTAGGGTCACTGATGGCATCAGGGCCTGTCATGGTTATAGCAGCAACGTTTTCTAACGCTACATATGAGAGGCTGCCTttggaggaggaagaagaaggaGCTGGTGGAGCTCAAGGTCAGcttggtggtggtggtggtggaagCGGTGGATCCCCACCAGGGATTGGCAGTGGAAGTGGAAGTGGAGGACATCAACAAGGCGGAATAGGTGGCGGTGGTGGTGATGCTCCAGGGTTGCAAGTTTATAATAATTTGCCACCAAATTTGGTTCCTAACGGTGGACAGTTGAGCCATGAGGCTTATGGTTGGGCACATGGTGGAAGGCCACCATATCAGTAA
- the LOC105804672 gene encoding uncharacterized protein LOC105804672: protein MSASAAEASEYHSKDFKWDTLRQEIENDPSLNYHFLPFVSPQPEQQLSKDPIKAWQSFHIQHSSGKFFKERRYLLKEFPELVSCGDGCKVLEVGCGNGSSALPILRGNEKIILYACDCSNETLQRAKEFVAASNVASVENRFWPFYCDFATTGFPKWLACANCRENLGQKDQICVSDVGEERTLETVSWSMEERSCCVGGVDFVTLIFTLSAVPLQIMPTALRECFSVLKPGGMLLFRDYGLYDMTMLRFEPDQRVGFREYMRSDGTRSYFFCLDTVKNLFNCAGFIELEIEYCCVKSVNRRNGKSMQRVWVHGKFQKPI, encoded by the exons ATGAGTGCATCGGCGGCTGAAGCTTCAGAGTACCATTCCAAAGACTTCAAATGGGACACACTTCGACAAGAAATAGAAAACGACCCTTCTCTTAACTACCATTTTCTCCCTTTTGTATCCCCACAACCAGAACAACAACTTTCAAAAGATCCCATAAAAGCATGGCAAAGTTTCCACATTCAACACTCTTCTGGCAAATTCTTCAAG GAGAGGAGGTACTTGTTGAAAGAATTTCCAGAGCTGGTTTCTTGTGGAGATGGTTGTAAGGTTTTGGAGGTTGGGTGTGGAAATGGCAGTTCTGCCCTTCCTATATTGCG TGGCAACGAGAAAATTATTCTATATGCATGCGATTGTAGCAATGAGACCCTACAGAGAGCTAAAGAGTTCGTAGCTGCTAGTAATGTAGCATCAGTTGAGAATCGTTTCTGGCCATTCTATTGTGATTTTGCAACAACTGGATTTCCAAAGTGGTTGGCTTGTGCTAATTGCAGAGAAAATCTTGGACAAAAGGACCAAATTTGTGTTTCAG ATGTTGGAGAAGAAAGAACCCTTGAAACTGTTTCATGGTCAATGGAAGAAAGAAGCTGTTGCGTTGGTGGTGTAGACTTTGTTACCTTG ATATTCACTCTATCGGCAGTACCGCTCCAAATAATGCCAACAGCCCTGCGAGAGTGTTTTTCTGTCTTAAAACCGGGCGGCATGCTCTTATTTAGGGACTATG GTCTCTATGATATGACAATGCTGAGATTTGAACCGGACCAAAGAGTTGGGTTCAGGGAATACATGCGTTCAGATGGCACCCGTTCATATTTTTTCTGTTTAGATACTGTCAAAAATCTCTTCAATTGTGCTGGCTTCATCGAG CTAGAGATTGAATATTGTTGTGTGAAGTCAGTGAATCGCCGAAACGGGAAGAGCATGCAAAGAGTATGGGTACACGGTAAATTCCAGAAGCCCATATAA